From a single Coriobacteriaceae bacterium genomic region:
- the ileS gene encoding isoleucine--tRNA ligase has translation MANEYKQTMNLPKTGFPMRAGLSKSEPKRLKDWQDNKVYEQVLKKNEGHKKFVLHDGPPYANGPIHIGHAMNKISKDMINRYWMMQGCEVPYVPGWDCHGQPIEHKVEEKLGTEKFNQTSTAKIRELCNKFAVENIELQKAGFRRLGVLGDWDNPYLTLYHQHDAADIEVFKAMFDKGMIYRGHKPVHWCKHCHTALAEAEIEYSDETSPSIFVRFELTSKPAGLENFDGPVDFIIWTTTPWTIPSDQAVSLKPGAAYVAVEHDGRAEVMLEDLAPKCCEEFGWEYTPVMVDGKPYVVPAETFHHIHYKQPIFDGVEGVALLADYVGVDDGTGIVHNSPGHGVDDYFACLKEGITDICMPVDDDGNFYTGEEFGTGGPFSGMDTDEANPHIIEFLRERGTLVLEKKITHSYPHCWRCKHPVLFRATDQWFVSMDKTGLREQAGKEVRENVKWYPAHAANRIGAMVEQRPDWCISRQRNWGVPIPSYTCADCGEKVMNDATLDAVIKLFHEKGSDAWFTDAPESYLGEACVCPKCGGHHLKADKDILDVWWDSGVSWKAVCEYRPELEYPADVYLEGSDQHRGWFQSSLLTSVGANGHAPYKAVVSQGFTLDGQGRKMSKSLGNVIDPNKVCDEMGADIIRLWVASVDTSSDVSIDHEILARTSDAYRRFRNTLRFLLSELEGQFEPETDGVAFADLLPLDKLMVARLTQVQAEVDDAYSCYEFPRAYRALYDFVVTELSNVYLDALKDRLYCEKPGSLERRSAQTVLAELFSMLMRDLQPILSYTVDEAMAYAPAGCVDHQKYAALLDWYKSPITVDEANEFEGVLEASLELRSAVTKSLEDARSAGTFTKSQQVRVKAVVPAEMYALLTGDKAVDLAEFYIVSDVELTQGEELSVAIEAAEGECCDRCWNYRTTVGEYNGHAHICKRCADAL, from the coding sequence GTGGCAAACGAGTACAAGCAGACGATGAATCTGCCAAAAACCGGATTTCCCATGCGTGCCGGTCTTTCCAAGTCCGAGCCCAAGCGACTCAAGGACTGGCAGGACAACAAGGTCTACGAGCAAGTTCTGAAGAAGAACGAGGGTCACAAGAAGTTCGTGCTGCACGACGGCCCTCCGTACGCGAACGGCCCGATCCACATCGGCCACGCTATGAACAAGATCTCCAAGGACATGATCAACCGTTACTGGATGATGCAGGGCTGCGAAGTTCCCTATGTCCCCGGTTGGGACTGCCACGGCCAGCCGATTGAGCATAAGGTCGAGGAGAAGCTCGGCACCGAGAAGTTCAACCAGACCTCCACGGCTAAGATCCGCGAGCTTTGCAACAAGTTCGCTGTCGAGAATATTGAGCTGCAGAAGGCCGGCTTCCGCCGCCTGGGCGTTCTCGGCGATTGGGACAACCCCTACCTGACGCTCTATCACCAGCATGACGCTGCCGACATCGAGGTCTTCAAAGCCATGTTCGACAAGGGTATGATCTATCGCGGTCACAAGCCCGTCCACTGGTGCAAGCACTGCCACACCGCACTCGCCGAGGCCGAGATCGAGTACTCCGATGAGACGAGCCCGTCCATCTTCGTGCGCTTTGAGTTGACCTCCAAGCCCGCCGGCCTCGAGAACTTCGACGGCCCGGTCGACTTTATCATCTGGACGACCACGCCGTGGACCATCCCCTCCGACCAGGCCGTTTCCCTCAAGCCCGGCGCCGCCTACGTCGCCGTTGAGCACGATGGGCGTGCCGAGGTCATGCTCGAGGACCTGGCTCCCAAGTGCTGTGAGGAGTTTGGCTGGGAGTACACCCCGGTCATGGTCGACGGCAAGCCCTACGTGGTTCCCGCCGAGACCTTCCACCACATCCACTACAAGCAGCCGATCTTTGACGGCGTTGAGGGCGTGGCGCTGCTGGCCGATTACGTCGGTGTCGACGACGGTACCGGTATCGTCCACAACTCGCCCGGCCACGGCGTCGACGACTACTTCGCCTGCCTTAAGGAGGGTATCACCGACATTTGCATGCCGGTCGATGACGACGGTAATTTCTACACCGGCGAGGAGTTTGGCACCGGTGGTCCCTTCAGCGGTATGGATACCGATGAGGCCAACCCGCACATCATCGAGTTCCTGCGCGAGCGCGGCACCCTGGTTCTTGAGAAGAAGATCACGCACAGCTATCCGCACTGCTGGCGCTGCAAGCACCCGGTGCTCTTCCGTGCCACCGACCAGTGGTTCGTCTCGATGGACAAGACGGGTCTGCGCGAGCAGGCTGGCAAGGAGGTCCGCGAGAACGTCAAGTGGTATCCGGCCCACGCGGCTAACCGCATTGGCGCCATGGTCGAGCAGCGTCCCGACTGGTGCATCAGCCGTCAGCGCAACTGGGGCGTGCCTATCCCCAGCTACACCTGCGCCGACTGCGGCGAGAAGGTCATGAACGACGCTACTCTCGACGCCGTCATCAAGCTCTTCCACGAGAAGGGCTCCGACGCCTGGTTCACCGACGCTCCCGAGAGCTACCTGGGCGAGGCCTGCGTCTGCCCCAAGTGCGGCGGCCATCACCTCAAGGCCGATAAGGACATCCTCGACGTGTGGTGGGACTCCGGCGTCTCCTGGAAGGCCGTCTGCGAGTATCGCCCCGAGCTGGAGTATCCGGCGGACGTGTATCTCGAGGGCTCCGACCAGCACCGCGGTTGGTTCCAGAGCTCGCTGCTCACCTCGGTGGGCGCCAACGGCCACGCTCCGTATAAGGCGGTCGTCTCGCAGGGCTTCACGCTCGACGGCCAGGGCCGCAAGATGTCCAAGTCGCTCGGTAACGTCATCGACCCCAACAAGGTCTGTGACGAGATGGGTGCCGACATCATCCGTCTGTGGGTTGCATCTGTCGATACCAGCTCCGACGTTTCCATCGACCACGAGATCCTCGCTCGTACGTCCGATGCCTACCGTCGTTTCCGCAACACGCTGCGCTTCCTGCTCTCCGAGCTCGAGGGCCAGTTTGAGCCCGAGACCGACGGCGTCGCCTTTGCCGACCTGTTGCCGCTCGACAAGCTCATGGTTGCCCGTCTGACCCAGGTCCAGGCCGAGGTCGACGACGCTTACTCTTGCTACGAGTTCCCGCGCGCTTACCGTGCGCTCTACGACTTCGTGGTTACCGAGCTCTCCAACGTGTATCTCGACGCCCTGAAGGACCGTCTGTACTGTGAGAAGCCCGGCTCGCTCGAGCGCCGCAGCGCCCAGACCGTGCTGGCCGAGCTCTTCTCGATGCTCATGCGCGATCTGCAGCCGATCCTGTCCTACACGGTTGACGAGGCCATGGCCTATGCGCCCGCCGGCTGCGTCGATCACCAGAAGTACGCCGCGCTGCTCGATTGGTACAAGTCGCCCATCACGGTCGACGAGGCCAATGAGTTTGAGGGTGTGCTCGAGGCTTCGCTCGAGCTCCGTAGCGCCGTGACCAAGTCCCTTGAGGATGCCCGTTCTGCCGGCACCTTCACCAAGAGCCAGCAGGTCCGCGTCAAGGCGGTCGTTCCCGCCGAGATGTACGCGCTGCTGACCGGTGATAAGGCCGTCGACCTGGCCGAGTTCTACATCGTTTCCGATGTTGAGCTGACCCAGGGCGAGGAACTCTCCGTTGCCATCGAGGCAGCCGAGGGCGAGTGCTGCGACCGTTGCTGGAACTACCGCACCACCGTCGGCGAGTACAACGGCCACGCGCATATTTGCAAGCGCTGCGCCGACGCTTTGTAG